The Canis lupus baileyi chromosome 26, mCanLup2.hap1, whole genome shotgun sequence DNA window GCTTCCCGGCATCCCATGTGTTCTCCGTGCAGATGACAAAGCTGAGAAAGGGGACGAGAAGGACCCAGCAGTGGTGACTCAGAGTGATGAGGCTCCTGCTGACGAAGACCACCTGGGGCCTAACTGCTACTATGACAAGTCCAAGTCCTTCTTTGACAACATCTCCTCGGAGCTCAAGACCAGGTCAGAGGTCCCGGGTGAGGGCACCGGGCTCGGGGCTGGCGAGGGCTGGATGAGCTGGCAGGAAGACGCTCGTTCTGCCTCAGGTCTCTGGAGATATGCTCTCCTGAAGACCAGACTCAGATCTAAGTTCCTACTCACATCTTTGCCTTGTGGATATATCTGTCCCGGTGGCACCAGCAGATGACAGTGTGGGAACCCCCGGCGGTCACAGGCCCCTAAGGGGTCTGACCAGGGTCCAGCCCAGACTTCCGTCTTGGCTTTGCTACCTCTTGTTCTCTTAAGGCTGGGCTTGGCGCTGCCCTCCCCAGCTGAGTGGCTGCATCATTCAAGTCTACACCACTTGGTCCTGGCCTGTTCTGGGTTCCCCATTGACCCCGGGGGCCTGAGGGCCTCGGTCTTTGCAGCAGCTGGCCCGCGTGTTCTGTTGGGGTGTTCTTTCACCTGATTGCTGGAGACTGGGGACCCTATCGTGCATTCTTAGAGCCTCGCAGCTGGTACTCCGATGCCACCATGTGAAAAAGCTGGACGATAAATGGAATCTCTACAGAGGGCAGAGCGTAGATCTCCAGATCCATTTGTTTTGTACACAGAGGGCCAGACACACTGCTGGGCATCGAGGGCGCAGCACAGAACAGGCTACTTCCCCACGTTCGTATCCCGGCAGGGGAAAACATACACACACGCCCACATGAGAGAGATGCCCCAGCGAACAAGAGGGAGGAGGCCGGGCAGCGGGAGGGTGAAGGTAAATGGAGTGTGGAGGTCTCCCGCCGTGCGCTGTGGGGGAATGAAGACAGGCTGCCGGGGCGAGCCGGCCGGTGTGCGTCTCCCACCCGCCAGAGCAGAGTCCGAGGGAGTTGGTCTGGGCTGAAGGGGACACGTGCATGGGGCTTATTAGGTCACGGTGACGACCAGCTCGTGTGCCGAGAGTCCTGGGCAGCTGTCCGGGTCGGAGCCAGGGAGCCAGGCCGTCTGACGCCTCCGCGGTGTCTGTCGAGTGTACTGAAGGGGGACAAGGGTTGAGGCCGGGTGCCCGTCTGGCTTCTGCGGTAATCTGGGTGtttggggagagggtggggctggggctagAGGAGAGAGTGGGGCTTCTGAACCGGCTTTGAAAGGGGAGCAGACGAGGTTTGCGGACAGGGCGTGGGGAGAACCAGAGCGACTCTCTGGGTGGTTGGCCTGGGCAGTCGAAGGGTGCAGCTGCTCATTCTTTAAGTGAGGCCTGCGGGGGGCTCGGCGCTGGGTTGTGGTGCCCGCGAGCTGCCTGTAAACGGACACGGGGGTCCTTGCCTGAGCTACATGGGCGGGTGCTGGGGCAGCGTGCAGTGTTGCGGCCCTGTCCCCGCTGCCCCTGGAGCACAAGCATCCTATTCCTAGAGACCCTGCTCCACCTACACCAACTCCCTCCTCATGCACTAAACTTAGCTGACGGGGTCCGTGTCTCAGAACCCAGGTGGGCACTGCCCAGTGTCATGTGTTTGCCGTAGTTGCTAAAGGCGTGACAGTCCATGCTCAGCAGCCAAGTCCAGTGACAAACAGACTCCCCTGGTCGGTGGGGTATCTGGGAGCTCCCGCAGTGTCGGTTCTGTGGCTGCCGGGTCCCGACGGGGTCACCTGCTCTGCTGGCTCCAGCAGCACTAAccacctgcctgccttcccttcctcctgggcTGGGAGGCCGGGCTCTGGCTCGGAGCCGTGAGCTGGCACTGCTGCACTTGGTCTCACGTACCTGTCTGTGCTTCAGTTCCAGGCGGACTACGTGGGCTGAGGAGCGGAAGCTCAACACAGAGACCTTTGGGGTGTCGGGAAGGTTTCTTCGTGGCCGTAGCTTCAGGGGTGGATTTCGAGGGGGCAGGGGCAATGGGACAACCCGCCGCAACCCAACTTCCCACCGAGCGGGGACTGGCAGGGTGTAAGGACGCAGCCCCAGGTGAGTGAGGGAAGGAGGCTGCTGGGCCCTTGGGGGGGCGGGCATTGGGGTGGGAGTTCCCCGATGGGCAGCCTCTgcggggggagcggggagcaGCTGGCTGGGCTTCCAGTAAGAAGGGATGCCTCCAGAATCCAGGCCACGAGGAGGGCCCTGACCCTCCGAACCGCCCAGAGGGCTCCCAGGGACTCAGGCCCAGTGTTGTCGGAGAGTTGCGAGCCTGTCGCCCCACAGGGACCCCGAGACAGGTGTGTCCTGGGGCTGACCCGCCCCAGCTGGGTGGGACCTGGAGCTTGTACTCCCTGTCCCCAGTACGTACAAAGATGATTTTCATTGTTGGTTGTGATTGGAAAGTCCGGGGAGCCCTGGCCTGATCGGGGTGTCCTCCCTGGGAGTCTGCGTGCCTGGCTCATGCCGGGTGGCGCCTAGTGGAATGGAACGTGCTCACTGGGTGTCCTGTCCCCGTCTTGCAGGCACCTGCGGAGGCAGCACAGAAGTGGAGCTGGGTCtgaggctgttggaaatcgctgcacTTACTGGGGAGACGTGGGTCACTTTGTTTACTGAGTTTGGAAAATTTGCGCACTACTACTTAGGTTTCGGACTTAATTGGACTTGGACATGGTCTGAGTTAGAACCACTTGTTTTGGGGGGAAGTATTCATGGGTAACCTCTTTGAGGTATCTTGGCCTGTCTTTCCTCTTTAGTTGCGCACAGCCTGATTCTAAGGTCTTGGTATTTTGGGAAAAGGTTTCTAGAGCAAAAGCTTGATCCTCACTTTGTGACTTTTTTGTGACAGCTTTGACTTTTTTAAAGTGGAACCAAATCTCATTTGGCAAATGTGACAGCCAAGCGTATCTCTGTAACCCAGCTGGCCTCTGGTGCTGCTGGCCTGGCACTCCCATTGCCACAGGTGGGGTCTCAGGAGCCAGGCAGGGCCAGCATGGGAgcgtgtgggggtggggggcccagggcagggaaaGTGGGGTGTCCCACGGATCATGTTGTATAAGCAAACCAGACAACCCTTACATCCCGAGTGGCGATGTCAAGGTTGAGGgctggtggggttgggggggaggggcggggagacgGGGGAATCTTGGTGGCTTAGGAAGGGGGTCCTGAACGTGAGCTAGGCACTGTTGCTCAGAGCCTGGCTTCCACAGGAACCGGGTGGGGGCCAACGTCCAGGGCCAGCCCCCCCACGGGCTCCCCAGCCTTCCCGCCCTGCCATCCCCTGACCCAGGCCAGTCAGTGTTGGACTCTGGCCACTGTTCAGTGTCTCATCCACTTGGAAATGAGCCAGTCTTTTTTGCAAAGTCGGTTGACCGAGAACCTTTTTCTTCTCAACTGTAaatagttgtgtttttgttttacattgggtggagggagggtggggaatATAAATTTGTTGCATGAGTAAATGGGTCAGACCTTTAGTGTAAGCATGCGCCCTTCTGCCAGAGAGGGCATCGTGTTGAACATAAGCACCTTGGTAACTAAACCCCTTTACATAGCTATAAAGGTTTTAGTTCTGTATTGATTCAGTTACTGTAAAagcttgggtttatttttgtagGACTTAATGGCTAAGAATTAGAACATAGCAGTGGGCTGCTCTGTTGGAGTAATGTAAAttgtaattataaataaacatgcaaacctttaaaacttttttcttctctgctctgAAAGTAAATAGCTGTGTTGATTGTGCTGCTTCACATGCCCTTTGTGAGGCAGGGGCGGCTGAGGCCTCACGCTGGTAGGGTCTTGGGAGACCGACCCGGCTGGCCTGGAGAAAGGGTGTGGGCCAGTCTCAGGGTCGAGGGCTCTGCTTTCCAGACACTTGGGACACAAGCTAGTCTTAGAAATTCAGTTCACAGATAAA harbors:
- the LSM14B gene encoding protein LSM14 homolog B isoform X5, with the translated sequence MPPYSQLAASSLLSQQYAASLGLEKLVSPPASAAASSPSSSPSPQPASELDMSSEPHQLTSKGAGFPSVPVGKSPMVEQAVQTGSVDNLSTKKLLPGKGPVGMQLNGRPAQPSSKTTSDVVQPAAVQSQGQVNDENRRPQRRRSGNRRTRNRSRGQNRPPNVKENTIKFEGDFDFESANAQFNREELDKEFKKKLNFKDDKAEKGDEKDPAVVTQSDEAPADEDHLGPNCYYDKSKSFFDNISSELKTRGPDTLLGIEGAAQNRLLPHVRIPAGENIHTRPHERDAPANKREEAGQREGEVPGGLRGLRSGSSTQRPLGCREGFFVAVASGVDFEGAGAMGQPAATQLPTERGLAGCKDAAPGTCGGSTEVELGLRLLEIAALTGETWVTLFTEFGKFAHYYLGFGLNWTWTWSELEPLVLGGSIHG
- the LSM14B gene encoding protein LSM14 homolog B isoform X8 produces the protein MVEQAVQTGSVDNLSTKKLLPGKGPVGMQLNGRPAQPSSKTTSDVVQPAAVQSQGQVNDENRRPQRRRSGNRRTRNRSRGQNRPPNVKENTIKFEGDFDFESANAQFNREELDKEFKKKLNFKDDKAEKGDEKDPAVVTQSDEAPADEDHLGPNCYYDKSKSFFDNISSELKTRGPDTLLGIEGAAQNRLLPHVRIPAGENIHTRPHERDAPANKREEAGQREGEVPGGLRGLRSGSSTQRPLGCREGFFVAVASGVDFEGAGAMGQPAATQLPTERGLAGCKDAAPGTCGGSTEVELGLRLLEIAALTGETWVTLFTEFGKFAHYYLGFGLNWTWTWSELEPLVLGGSIHG